A single Synechocystis sp. PCC 7338 DNA region contains:
- a CDS encoding TetR/AcrR family transcriptional regulator, translating to MSPKLTKAEQTRRTRRAILNRARHLFATQGYATTGTEEIISELGITRGALYHQFGDKLGVFKAVVIEAYGEITAHIRTRAELLETNWEQLIVGCQAFLEVTQQEELRRLVFIEAPAVLAADTLVEIDQGGFGLLRESIQIAVAAGDLKVVDAEGFAHLVNGALNELAAWIAQSEDPQRLERLETAQQLIKALLIQHQGRE from the coding sequence ATGTCTCCTAAACTGACCAAAGCCGAGCAAACCCGCCGCACCCGCCGCGCCATTCTGAATCGGGCACGGCATCTGTTTGCCACCCAGGGCTATGCCACCACCGGCACTGAGGAAATTATCAGCGAACTGGGAATTACCCGAGGGGCGCTGTATCACCAGTTCGGTGACAAGTTGGGGGTATTTAAGGCAGTGGTGATCGAAGCCTATGGCGAAATCACTGCCCACATTCGCACCCGCGCCGAGCTGCTGGAGACCAACTGGGAACAGCTCATTGTTGGCTGTCAGGCATTTCTAGAAGTTACTCAGCAGGAAGAGTTGCGACGACTGGTGTTTATTGAAGCACCCGCTGTTCTAGCGGCAGATACCTTGGTGGAAATCGATCAGGGTGGGTTTGGCTTGCTGCGCGAGTCGATTCAGATTGCGGTGGCGGCGGGAGATCTCAAGGTGGTTGATGCAGAAGGCTTTGCCCATTTGGTGAATGGGGCATTGAATGAACTGGCGGCCTGGATAGCCCAATCTGAAGATCCGCAACGGCTGGAAAGGCTGGAAACTGCCCAGCAACTGATCAAAGCGTTGCTGATCCAGCATCAGGGCCGAGAATGA
- a CDS encoding MarR family winged helix-turn-helix transcriptional regulator, with the protein MQIFPRQEAFHELERDFSSFDLEAVGSCLAFLNATAEVYAAFDKHFERFGLSAGKFTILMQLYTAKRDLSPSEFANRANVTRATITGLLDRLEREGLVERKAHSNDRRMLTVTLTEQGKKLVERVLPDHFCRTKGLMANLTSTEKKTFIKLLDKLRSGTPALSDPSWDHSNLTN; encoded by the coding sequence ATGCAAATTTTCCCAAGGCAAGAAGCTTTCCATGAGCTCGAACGTGATTTTTCTAGCTTTGACTTAGAAGCGGTCGGAAGTTGCCTTGCGTTTCTTAATGCCACAGCTGAGGTTTATGCTGCTTTTGATAAGCACTTCGAGCGTTTTGGGCTGTCGGCGGGAAAGTTTACGATCTTGATGCAGTTGTACACTGCAAAGCGAGACTTGTCCCCCTCTGAGTTTGCCAATCGCGCCAATGTGACTCGTGCCACAATTACAGGCTTGCTGGATAGATTGGAGCGAGAAGGTTTGGTTGAGCGTAAAGCCCACTCAAATGACCGACGAATGTTAACTGTCACCCTCACAGAGCAGGGAAAAAAGTTGGTTGAGAGAGTTCTGCCCGACCATTTTTGCCGTACCAAGGGATTAATGGCAAACCTCACGTCTACAGAAAAGAAGACATTCATTAAATTACTTGATAAGTTGAGATCGGGTACCCCAGCGTTGTCTGATCCAAGTTGGGATCACAGCAACCTAACAAATTAA
- a CDS encoding SDR family oxidoreductase yields the protein MLESVLKGRVALVTGVSRRKGIGFAIAQQLAIMGADVFIHSFSPYDANQEWGADPDGIAGLILSLQEHGTRIANAEGNFLDPAVPSQILDAAVQALGHIDILVANHTYSTMGNLEELTAAEIDAHLQINVRGTLLLLQAFAAQHYRPTGGRVILLTSGQHLNPMPSELSYIASKGALHQLTLSLSAHLIRRGITVNTINPGATDTGWASGELYESIRDLNPQGRWGQPEDAARLIGWLATDEAQWMTGQVLNSTGGGV from the coding sequence TTGCTTGAATCAGTATTAAAAGGTCGTGTTGCCCTCGTTACAGGGGTAAGTAGGCGTAAAGGAATTGGCTTTGCGATCGCACAACAATTAGCAATAATGGGTGCAGACGTTTTTATTCACTCTTTTTCGCCTTATGATGCCAATCAAGAATGGGGAGCTGATCCTGATGGAATTGCTGGATTAATATTGTCTCTTCAGGAGCATGGTACACGGATCGCAAATGCTGAAGGGAATTTTCTCGATCCTGCGGTGCCAAGCCAAATTTTGGATGCTGCTGTTCAAGCCTTGGGACACATCGATATTTTGGTCGCGAATCACACTTACAGCACAATGGGGAATTTGGAAGAACTCACCGCAGCAGAAATTGACGCGCATTTACAGATTAATGTGCGAGGAACGTTATTGTTGTTGCAAGCATTTGCGGCTCAACATTATCGCCCTACTGGGGGTCGCGTCATTCTCTTAACTTCTGGGCAACATCTCAATCCAATGCCAAGTGAACTGTCGTATATTGCATCAAAAGGTGCATTGCATCAACTTACGCTGAGTTTGTCTGCACATTTAATTCGGCGAGGAATCACCGTAAATACCATAAACCCAGGCGCGACCGATACCGGTTGGGCTAGTGGCGAGCTATATGAATCGATCCGAGACTTAAATCCTCAAGGACGCTGGGGGCAACCAGAAGATGCTGCTCGTTTAATCGGTTGGCTGGCGACAGATGAGGCACAGTGGATGACTGGACAAGTACTGAACTCAACAGGGGGTGGAGTATGA
- a CDS encoding efflux RND transporter permease subunit encodes MFSLFYRNGRLLMLTLILVLVWGITALFTLPRMEDPELVQRFGTVTTSLPGATPERVEALITEKIEDKLLELEEISVIESTSSRGLSIIEIELDEAIQNVDPVWSKVRSELNNVIPLLPTDASEPEYEASNAVANALIVGLTWELDSPANFNLLQRVGDRLVQQLRELPGTKQVEMVGDVPEEIQVDVQPADLVRLGLTPRALAQQIAASDAKVSAGQLRSSETNLLIEIDSNLQTLEQIRQIPIKVATSGESQRLGHIAQVSKGVQSPPTSLTLISGKPAIAIAAMVESSVRVDQWAKQAQAVLTAFEEDLGTGLGLTVVLDQSQYVQQRLNGVWQNLLISSGLVIVVSLVMLGLKAALVVGTALPLATLMVFGAMGALNIPLHQMSVTGLIIALGLLIDNAIVVVDEVQQHLQQGMPPEKAVADTVQHLWIPLLASTLTTVLAFVPIAFSPGATGEFIGAIGATVILALVSSLLLSLTIIVTFAAKLAPWQPFQRYPWLQTGVNHAALSRAYRWSLEGLFRRPWLTIGLCLVLPLGGFWQFAQLEQQFFPPTNRDQFQIQWTLPASTAITVTQAQVQQARDLILEYPDIADVHWFLGESAPAFFYNVIPNRENAANYAQGIVQLRSTDNLRAIIQTLQQALTQAFPEAQVLVRQLEQGPPLAAPIELRLSGSNLRELRLLGDQLREKLTTLENVIHTQANLSEALPKLALQVDEVQALLVGLDHQAIANQLQAALEGVTGGSVLEATEDVPVRVRVNSSTRQDLDQIRSLDLLTSSGELLPLAAIANVTLVPGVAQINRYNGERVNTVQGFLTAGALPSNTLAQLQEQLKAQNFSLPPGYALAYGGEADAQGTAVANLLGLVGILAVTMAATLILSFNSFRLAALIGSVALWSVGLAALALWLFQALFGFTAILGTLGLIGLAINDSIVVLAALQENPLARVGHAQATSTVVLKATRHVLATTFTTIIGFTPLLLDETGFWPPLAIALAGGLGGATLLALYYVPAAHLLLMRSHRVSN; translated from the coding sequence ATGTTTAGCCTGTTTTATCGAAACGGTCGGCTATTAATGTTGACCCTGATCCTTGTGTTGGTGTGGGGCATTACCGCCTTGTTTACCCTGCCCCGCATGGAAGACCCGGAACTGGTACAGCGTTTTGGTACTGTTACCACCAGCTTGCCCGGTGCCACCCCAGAACGGGTCGAAGCACTGATTACCGAAAAAATTGAAGATAAGCTTCTGGAACTCGAAGAAATTTCCGTCATCGAATCTACGTCGAGTCGGGGCCTATCCATCATTGAAATTGAACTGGACGAAGCCATTCAAAATGTTGACCCAGTCTGGTCAAAGGTGCGTAGCGAGTTAAACAATGTCATACCCTTACTACCAACCGACGCCAGTGAACCGGAGTACGAAGCCAGTAATGCGGTTGCCAATGCCTTGATTGTGGGTTTGACCTGGGAGCTGGACAGTCCCGCCAATTTTAATCTCCTGCAACGGGTTGGCGATCGCCTAGTACAGCAACTCCGGGAGTTACCGGGGACAAAGCAAGTGGAAATGGTGGGGGATGTGCCGGAAGAAATTCAAGTAGATGTGCAACCGGCGGATCTAGTGCGGTTAGGGTTGACCCCTAGGGCCTTAGCCCAGCAAATTGCCGCCAGTGATGCCAAGGTGTCCGCTGGACAACTGCGTAGTTCCGAAACCAATCTATTAATTGAAATTGACAGTAACCTGCAAACCCTAGAGCAGATTCGCCAAATTCCTATTAAAGTTGCCACTAGCGGCGAAAGCCAACGGCTGGGTCACATCGCCCAGGTGAGTAAAGGGGTACAGTCTCCCCCCACTTCCCTAACTTTGATTAGTGGCAAACCGGCGATCGCCATTGCGGCCATGGTGGAATCTTCTGTCCGGGTAGATCAATGGGCAAAGCAGGCCCAGGCAGTGCTAACGGCCTTTGAAGAGGATTTAGGTACAGGGCTGGGACTGACGGTGGTGTTAGACCAAAGCCAGTATGTACAGCAACGGCTCAATGGGGTTTGGCAAAACTTGCTGATCAGTTCTGGGTTAGTGATTGTTGTGTCACTGGTGATGTTGGGCCTAAAAGCGGCATTGGTGGTGGGAACCGCGTTACCTCTGGCCACGTTGATGGTGTTTGGGGCCATGGGGGCGTTGAACATCCCCCTACACCAAATGTCCGTCACCGGCTTGATCATTGCGTTGGGGTTATTGATTGATAACGCCATTGTGGTGGTAGATGAAGTACAGCAGCATCTCCAGCAGGGAATGCCACCGGAAAAAGCCGTTGCCGACACGGTGCAACACCTCTGGATTCCTCTCCTGGCTTCCACGTTAACCACTGTCTTAGCCTTTGTACCCATTGCTTTTTCCCCCGGTGCCACAGGGGAATTTATCGGGGCGATCGGGGCAACGGTTATTCTTGCCCTGGTCAGTTCTCTGTTGTTATCCCTGACGATAATTGTTACGTTTGCCGCAAAACTAGCGCCTTGGCAACCCTTTCAGCGCTACCCGTGGCTACAAACTGGGGTGAACCATGCCGCTTTGTCCCGTGCTTACCGTTGGAGCTTGGAGGGGCTTTTTCGCCGACCCTGGTTAACCATTGGACTCTGTTTAGTCTTACCTCTAGGGGGATTTTGGCAATTTGCCCAGCTAGAGCAGCAATTTTTTCCGCCCACCAACCGTGACCAGTTTCAAATCCAATGGACGTTACCCGCCTCCACTGCCATTACTGTTACCCAAGCCCAGGTTCAACAGGCCCGAGACTTAATCCTGGAATACCCTGATATAGCCGATGTTCACTGGTTTCTGGGGGAAAGCGCCCCCGCCTTTTTTTATAACGTCATCCCCAACCGGGAAAATGCAGCCAATTATGCCCAGGGCATTGTTCAACTCCGCTCCACGGATAACCTCCGGGCTATTATCCAAACCCTACAACAGGCGTTAACCCAAGCTTTTCCTGAAGCGCAAGTGCTGGTGCGACAGTTAGAACAGGGCCCGCCCCTGGCGGCCCCCATTGAACTGCGGTTATCCGGGTCAAATTTACGGGAATTGAGGTTACTTGGGGATCAGTTACGGGAGAAACTCACCACCTTGGAAAATGTAATTCACACCCAAGCAAATCTTTCGGAAGCGTTACCCAAACTAGCGTTACAAGTAGATGAAGTCCAAGCCCTTTTAGTCGGGTTAGATCATCAGGCGATCGCCAATCAGTTACAGGCCGCCCTGGAAGGGGTAACGGGGGGATCGGTCTTGGAAGCTACGGAAGATGTGCCGGTTCGTGTCCGGGTCAATTCTTCTACCCGTCAAGATCTGGATCAGATTCGTTCTCTGGATTTACTTACCTCCAGCGGTGAACTGCTACCCCTCGCGGCGATCGCCAATGTGACGCTAGTGCCCGGCGTGGCCCAAATTAATCGCTATAACGGCGAACGGGTTAATACTGTGCAGGGCTTTTTGACGGCTGGAGCTTTACCCTCTAATACTTTGGCGCAATTGCAGGAACAACTGAAAGCTCAAAATTTCTCGTTACCGCCAGGATACGCTCTCGCCTATGGTGGGGAAGCCGATGCCCAGGGGACAGCGGTGGCTAATCTTTTGGGTTTGGTGGGTATTTTAGCGGTGACCATGGCCGCGACATTGATACTATCCTTCAATTCCTTTCGTTTAGCGGCACTAATTGGTTCAGTGGCCCTGTGGTCGGTGGGTTTAGCCGCCCTTGCCCTCTGGCTGTTCCAAGCACTCTTTGGCTTTACCGCCATTTTAGGCACGTTGGGTTTAATCGGCTTAGCTATTAATGATTCCATTGTTGTTCTGGCCGCATTGCAGGAAAATCCCTTAGCCCGTGTGGGTCATGCCCAGGCCACTTCTACTGTTGTCTTGAAAGCTACCCGTCACGTCCTCGCCACCACGTTTACCACCATTATTGGTTTCACTCCATTGCTGTTAGATGAAACGGGGTTTTGGCCTCCCCTGGCGATCGCCTTAGCCGGGGGATTGGGGGGCGCAACTTTATTAGCACTGTACTATGTACCTGCCGCCCATCTTTTATTAATGAGAAGTCATCGGGTATCCAACTAA
- a CDS encoding efflux RND transporter periplasmic adaptor subunit has translation MDLRVASSLVPRPTVIVETTPLMIAEPSPQKNKRGRWRRLFLWTAIAIAAGGVVWWRFGQEQGTSEAAVITPAVEEKAPLPVTVSAVELVNGYQVERVYTGEIVPRKQSDLGFEQGGTLTDLWVDKGATVVEGQPLARLDTRTLEAQKAELQAQQLELQAGLAELNNGSRWEDIAAGQGAVAELEEQLNLATLKTQRREQLYAEGAIALEQLDEERVAEASLKRRLEIAQSNLDKLNNGSRPEPIAGQRARIQGLEAQIRQIDIQISKAQLRAPFSGTIGDRLVDPGMVVAAGSPVFRLLAGGMPEVHIGIPPNLSGQMRIGQIYTVKVRGQRYSGTVTALLPALNSSTRTTTAIFQLTDAPTTLQAGETAQLKVTETEPLEGFWVTSTALVAGERGLWSIYVLGAAQPQPNHYTVSRQDVEVLHTQGDRSLVRGLLQPGDRLISSGSHRLVTGQTVTVQ, from the coding sequence ATGGATCTCCGCGTTGCTTCTTCCCTTGTTCCTCGTCCGACAGTAATTGTTGAAACAACGCCGTTGATGATCGCTGAACCGTCTCCCCAGAAAAATAAAAGGGGACGTTGGCGGCGTTTATTCCTCTGGACGGCGATCGCCATAGCAGCGGGAGGAGTGGTTTGGTGGCGGTTTGGGCAAGAACAAGGTACCTCTGAAGCGGCGGTCATCACCCCGGCGGTAGAGGAAAAAGCGCCTTTACCTGTCACTGTCAGTGCTGTGGAGCTGGTCAATGGTTATCAAGTTGAGCGTGTCTATACTGGCGAAATTGTTCCCCGTAAGCAAAGCGACTTGGGATTTGAACAAGGGGGAACTCTGACTGATTTATGGGTAGATAAAGGGGCTACGGTGGTGGAAGGTCAACCCTTGGCACGGCTCGATACCCGAACCTTAGAAGCACAAAAAGCAGAACTGCAAGCTCAACAATTAGAACTACAAGCGGGATTAGCGGAATTAAACAATGGCTCCCGTTGGGAAGATATTGCGGCGGGGCAAGGGGCGGTAGCAGAATTAGAAGAACAATTAAACTTAGCAACCCTGAAAACCCAACGACGGGAACAGCTTTATGCGGAAGGGGCAATTGCGTTGGAGCAGTTGGACGAAGAACGGGTGGCAGAGGCTTCCTTGAAGCGCCGTTTGGAGATCGCCCAAAGCAATTTAGACAAACTCAATAACGGCAGCCGCCCCGAACCGATCGCCGGGCAACGGGCTCGCATTCAGGGATTAGAAGCGCAAATTCGCCAGATTGACATTCAAATTTCTAAAGCGCAACTGCGGGCACCATTCTCCGGCACCATCGGCGATCGCCTAGTCGATCCGGGCATGGTAGTAGCAGCAGGTAGTCCAGTGTTTCGCTTGCTGGCAGGGGGGATGCCGGAAGTTCATATTGGTATTCCCCCTAATCTCTCCGGCCAAATGCGGATAGGACAAATCTATACCGTTAAGGTTCGGGGTCAACGTTACAGCGGTACGGTGACGGCTCTCTTGCCTGCGCTGAACAGCAGTACCCGTACCACTACTGCCATTTTCCAGCTAACCGATGCCCCAACCACACTCCAAGCCGGGGAAACTGCCCAGTTAAAGGTGACTGAAACCGAACCTTTAGAGGGATTTTGGGTTACTTCCACTGCCCTAGTAGCGGGGGAACGAGGTTTATGGTCGATCTATGTTTTGGGAGCGGCACAGCCCCAACCAAATCATTACACTGTGTCCCGCCAAGATGTGGAAGTGCTCCATACCCAAGGCGATCGCAGTTTGGTGCGGGGGCTATTACAACCCGGCGATCGCCTGATTAGCAGTGGTAGTCATCGCCTGGTGACGGGACAAACGGTAACGGTGCAGTAG
- a CDS encoding PadR family transcriptional regulator, with protein sequence MALAHTILSILIELPASGYDISKRFEDGISCFWQASQQQIYRELGKMETAGWVSKHTVPQKGKPDKKIYSITPEGKQILLHWCLQPTEPTPIREDLLVRIMDFPYVKSDVILGEIQRRKLLHQQHLQHFREKQAHYLEHGQFKDDPPSARDRYRYLTLLRGIRFEESWVDWCDEVLEILGKSEN encoded by the coding sequence ATGGCCCTTGCCCACACAATCCTGTCGATTTTGATTGAGTTACCCGCCAGCGGTTATGACATAAGTAAGCGTTTTGAAGACGGCATCAGTTGCTTTTGGCAAGCTAGTCAACAACAGATTTATCGGGAACTGGGCAAAATGGAGACGGCGGGTTGGGTGTCTAAGCATACGGTGCCCCAGAAGGGAAAACCCGATAAAAAAATTTATTCGATCACCCCAGAAGGCAAGCAGATTCTATTGCACTGGTGTTTACAGCCCACGGAACCCACGCCGATTCGGGAGGATTTATTGGTCCGAATTATGGATTTTCCCTATGTGAAATCTGACGTTATTCTGGGGGAGATCCAACGACGTAAGCTCTTACACCAACAGCATTTGCAACATTTTCGAGAAAAACAGGCGCATTATTTAGAGCATGGGCAGTTTAAGGACGATCCCCCTTCAGCCCGGGATCGGTACCGCTATCTAACCTTGTTACGGGGAATCCGTTTTGAGGAGAGTTGGGTGGATTGGTGTGATGAAGTGCTTGAGATATTAGGAAAATCAGAAAATTGA
- the csx2 gene encoding TIGR02221 family CRISPR-associated protein, whose amino-acid sequence MWQIFDLITDHIHNGDRVIFDITHSFRAIPLVALLAVSYLRQVKQVEVLGLVYGAFDKSKTNQPSPSYDLLPMLGLLDWMSAVERFTEAGDGRALSHLLESVLSPEEQAQDLSLKKAQNRLNNVAEKIQQVSQALALARPDETIRASSSLQKSLTNAGATMADYAKPFDLVRERVIAGYGQFAQQNREDLRESLRLQFQMIAWFMERGQILQAVTLGREWLVSWVAFQLGETDLLDKACRTATEGALHNGNNILKEKTIDRPSPLDQAFAALANQADVSRLWDQITQLRNDLAHVGMNKSPASVRNIESRAKERFIDLQKLLTQL is encoded by the coding sequence ATGTGGCAAATTTTTGACCTCATTACCGACCATATCCACAACGGCGATCGGGTAATTTTCGACATCACCCACAGCTTTCGGGCCATTCCCCTGGTGGCACTACTGGCTGTCAGCTATCTACGCCAGGTAAAACAAGTGGAAGTATTGGGCTTGGTATATGGGGCTTTTGACAAAAGCAAGACAAATCAACCTAGTCCTAGCTATGACCTCCTGCCCATGCTCGGTTTACTGGATTGGATGTCGGCGGTGGAAAGATTCACCGAAGCCGGGGACGGTAGGGCCTTGTCCCACTTGCTGGAGTCGGTTCTGAGTCCAGAAGAACAAGCCCAAGATCTCAGTCTTAAAAAAGCCCAAAACAGACTCAATAACGTAGCCGAAAAAATCCAACAAGTTTCCCAAGCCTTGGCCCTAGCCCGTCCCGATGAAACAATCCGAGCCTCTAGCTCCCTGCAAAAGTCGTTAACCAATGCTGGAGCCACCATGGCAGACTACGCCAAACCCTTCGATTTAGTGCGAGAACGGGTGATTGCTGGCTATGGACAATTTGCCCAACAAAACAGGGAAGATTTGAGGGAATCCCTCCGCTTGCAGTTCCAAATGATTGCATGGTTCATGGAGCGGGGGCAAATTCTGCAGGCCGTAACCCTGGGGCGAGAATGGTTAGTGTCCTGGGTTGCTTTCCAATTGGGAGAAACGGATCTGCTGGACAAGGCCTGTCGCACCGCCACAGAAGGGGCATTGCACAACGGCAATAATATCCTGAAAGAAAAAACTATTGATCGCCCTTCCCCTCTGGATCAAGCTTTTGCTGCCCTAGCCAATCAAGCAGATGTCAGCCGACTCTGGGATCAAATAACCCAACTTCGCAACGATCTTGCCCATGTGGGCATGAACAAAAGTCCTGCTTCGGTAAGAAACATTGAATCTAGGGCTAAGGAGCGATTTATTGATCTGCAAAAATTGCTGACCCAACTTTGA
- a CDS encoding TM1812 family CRISPR-associated protein: protein MKVITFLGTGKYEETTYLHPHGGKSAKPSPLFQEALLDFYSPQEMLVLLTPTAAAHSNWNTMQTRL from the coding sequence ATGAAAGTGATCACCTTTTTAGGCACTGGCAAATATGAAGAAACCACCTATCTCCATCCCCATGGCGGCAAGTCAGCTAAACCTAGTCCCCTTTTCCAAGAAGCATTGCTGGATTTTTATTCACCCCAAGAAATGCTAGTGCTGCTCACCCCCACAGCGGCCGCCCATAGTAACTGGAATACCATGCAAACTCGGCTCTAG
- the cas2 gene encoding CRISPR-associated endonuclease Cas2: protein MLFYVITYDIPDDRRRKKVADLLEGYGQRVQYSVFECTLSKSKLQELQNRLRKIYQSEEDSLRFYPLSRHTLTQVDVWGEPPLTEAPGSVIV, encoded by the coding sequence ATGCTTTTCTATGTCATTACCTACGATATTCCTGATGATCGCCGTCGCAAAAAAGTAGCTGATTTGTTGGAGGGCTATGGCCAAAGGGTGCAATATTCCGTTTTTGAATGTACGCTGTCTAAGTCTAAGCTCCAGGAATTACAAAACCGTCTCCGCAAAATTTACCAATCGGAGGAAGATAGTTTACGCTTTTACCCTTTATCTCGGCATACCCTAACCCAAGTGGATGTCTGGGGGGAACCGCCGTTAACTGAGGCTCCTGGATCAGTCATTGTTTAA
- the cas1 gene encoding CRISPR-associated endonuclease Cas1 has product MKTLYVSQSDCYVCLKKEFLLVKRQGQTLAEVQLPFLEQVLIFGKAQVTTQAIHACLSRNIPILYLSRMGFCYGRIIAIERGYRHLSRYQQELGREQLLITARTIVAAKVKNGRVFLQRQHRKHPTPSLQLAIDGLKHFVELATKAEHLQQLLGYEGTAANLYFQAWADCIENSNFIFFGRSRRPPGNPVNAMLSFGYQVLWNHLLTLIELQGLDPYQACLHQGSERHAALASDLIEEFRVPIVDSLVLYMINRRLIDAEEDFVFKNGGCFLNTSGRKKWLGAFVGRMEEVLSFDQGDFPRWHCLVEQVKKYKAFIYSPVDSYSPFLIR; this is encoded by the coding sequence GTGAAAACTCTCTATGTTTCCCAGTCTGATTGTTATGTTTGCCTGAAAAAGGAGTTTCTTTTGGTGAAACGTCAGGGTCAGACTCTGGCGGAAGTGCAACTGCCTTTTTTGGAACAGGTATTGATTTTTGGTAAGGCCCAGGTCACCACCCAGGCCATCCATGCTTGCCTTAGTCGTAATATTCCCATCCTTTATCTTTCCCGCATGGGCTTTTGTTATGGCCGCATCATCGCCATTGAACGGGGTTATCGTCATCTCAGTCGCTATCAACAGGAACTTGGTCGGGAACAACTGTTGATCACTGCCCGTACTATTGTGGCGGCTAAGGTTAAAAATGGTCGGGTTTTTCTGCAACGTCAGCATCGCAAGCACCCCACTCCTTCTCTCCAGTTGGCGATCGATGGACTAAAGCATTTTGTGGAATTGGCCACTAAGGCAGAACACTTGCAGCAATTATTAGGCTATGAAGGCACAGCGGCTAATCTGTATTTCCAAGCTTGGGCAGATTGCATTGAAAATTCTAACTTTATCTTTTTTGGTCGTTCCCGTCGTCCCCCCGGTAATCCTGTTAATGCCATGCTTAGTTTTGGCTATCAGGTGCTCTGGAATCATTTACTAACTTTAATTGAGTTGCAGGGGCTAGATCCCTACCAGGCTTGTTTACATCAAGGTTCGGAACGGCATGCTGCGTTAGCTTCAGATCTAATTGAGGAATTTCGTGTTCCTATTGTGGATTCTTTGGTTTTATACATGATTAATCGCCGTTTAATTGATGCTGAGGAAGATTTTGTTTTTAAAAACGGAGGTTGTTTTCTTAATACTTCCGGCCGTAAAAAGTGGTTGGGGGCTTTTGTCGGCAGAATGGAAGAAGTTTTATCTTTTGACCAGGGTGATTTTCCCCGCTGGCACTGTTTGGTGGAACAGGTAAAAAAATACAAGGCTTTTATTTATTCTCCTGTGGATAGTTATTCTCCTTTTTTAATTCGTTAA
- the csx18 gene encoding CRISPR-associated protein Csx18, with protein MYSPSRLLFARNLVLAIANGLITLVILLIAPLGLAAVIINTLLVACSTFFLSIFGDTAVRWLLRDANPHGLPTSANRNADIAPQTSHQPTQRPDRW; from the coding sequence ATGTATTCTCCTTCCCGGCTTCTGTTTGCCCGTAATCTCGTCTTGGCTATTGCCAATGGTCTAATTACTTTGGTGATTTTGCTCATTGCCCCTTTGGGTTTGGCCGCGGTCATCATCAATACTCTATTGGTGGCTTGTTCAACTTTCTTTCTTAGTATTTTCGGTGATACTGCGGTGCGCTGGCTACTCCGGGACGCCAATCCCCATGGCTTACCTACTAGTGCTAACCGTAATGCTGACATTGCGCCTCAGACTTCCCATCAACCTACCCAAAGGCCGGACCGTTGGTGA